One Heterodontus francisci isolate sHetFra1 chromosome 3, sHetFra1.hap1, whole genome shotgun sequence DNA window includes the following coding sequences:
- the LOC137352706 gene encoding calcium homeostasis modulator protein 6-like: MEKYKMVLNLVLKQHATLGYGFLALATAGGEQLFSVVVFSCPCNSWNFAYSMVFLLIPALVLFLLGYFISNRTWKLCTGCCINQAKQCSKRILCRGIKIFVQITVGALVAPTTWISVALLNGTFYECGMCGYYNEHFLKSICNNKSNDCPSNLYKLPCGHTALPLSAREDILITLRAHSQVIGWSLIATIMIFALASTCIVRCCSPVSFLQLQFWKTYKEKENELFEQKSAEHAKELAERNLKIFFESEGPKEIKTPSRGAWEEISLLYSFSKTEEYYSTIHKYAERKADNTHASSSTVNVDVPAVLDFVDGSKNSVDTHI; this comes from the exons ATGGAGAAATATAAGATGGTTCTGAATTTAGTTTTGAAGCAGCATGCCACCCTAGGATACGGCTTTCTGGCCTTAGCAACAGCCGGGGGAGAACAACTGTTCTCTGTTGTTGTGTTCAGTTGTCCCTGTAACTCATGGAACTTTGCCTACAGCATGGTTTTTCTTCTCATCCCAGCCCTGGTGTTATTTTTACTGGGCTACTTCATAAGCAACAGAACTTGGAAGCTATGTACTGGCTGTTGCATCAATCAAGCAAAGCAGTGTTCTAAAAGAATCCTCTGTCGTGGCATAAAGATTTTTGTGCAAATCACAGTGGGAGCTTTAGTAGCCCCCACAACATGGATTTCTGTTGCTTTACTGAATGGCACTTTCTATGAATGTGGTATGTGTGGCTATTACAACGAGCACTTCTTAAAGTCAATCTGCAATAACAAATCCAATGACTGTCCTTCCAATCTTTATAAGCTGCCTTGTGGTCATACAGCATTGCCTTTGTCAGCCAGGGAGGATATTCTCATTACCCTTCGTGCACACTCTCAG GTGATTGGATGGAGCCTGATAGCAACTATCATGATTTTCGCCCTGGCCTCTACCTGCATTGTACGCTGCTGCTCTCCTGTCAGCTTCCTCCAATTGCAGTTTTGGAAAACATACAAGGAAAAGGAGAACGAGCTGTTTGAGCAGAAATCGGCCGAGCATGCAAAAGAACTAGCGGAGAGAAATCTGAAGATCTTCTTTGAATCTGAAGGACCAAAGGAGATCAAAACCCCAAGCAGGGGGGCATGGGAGGAGATTTCACTGCTATACTCTTTCAGCAAAACTGAAGAGTACTACAGCACGATACACAAATATGCAGAAAGGAAGGCTGACAACACCCATGCTTCATCCTCCACAGTCAACGTGGATGTGCCTGCTGTACTGGACTTTGTTGATGGTAGTAAAAATTCTGTTGACACCCATATTTGA